The DNA sequence ATTTGCCTGCTATGGCTAAAGGAAGAGGCAGAGTGGGAAACATGGATTTCTATTGTTCCTTTCGTTTGCTTCAACATAGTTGAATTTTTCTATGTCAATCGGGTAAAACACCAGTTTAATGGTGAGCAGCCAATGCCAGGGGACCCGGTCAACGTTGACAGGTTCCTCACTACTATAGGATGTGGCGAGGATGTATGGTGGCCTACCAAGTTTCATGAGTCAGTGGAGGGCTCGGTTTGAGGAGGGATACCCGTACACAGACTATTGGCTGACGTAGGAGTATTGGGATTGGTTTCAGTAGGTTTACCGTGTTAGACACTTGTTGTGGGCAGAATGTGCTTGACGACTCTAAGCTTTTGGACTCACCAGGAGACGTGCAACCCATTGCCAGCCAGCAGACGGACGTCCTACACCTTCTCTGGGATGTCCCTGACCGTTGACAGCAGGCTAAGGAAGTTTGGTCGGACACCCAAAGGCCTAACTGCACCTTGTATTACAGGGATGTTGACGGATGGGTTGGACTATATCAATGGTAGGATGACACAGCAGATAAGGCTGTTGTCTAATTGTCGACGGTCTTGAGACATGGTTGGTACTAAATGCGTGTGCGCTCCTCTAACCCTACGCACCTTCCTAACGAAATAACACATACATGATTGTTATTTACACAAAATATAACAATGATAAATGATATTAATTACACCACAGTTAAACGAGGCCTCACTAATATCTGAGATTTTGTCGGAGGACAACACGGAAACTCCACGAGCATCTAGCTACATATTGCTAACAATGAACATGGTACTTTAATCGATCTGACTCCACTACTCGGTACTTAACACTTCTGCGGATGCTGTAATTCTTCACACCCTATGTCACTGCATCTCTATTCTTGAATCTGTGGCTAACCCGAAACTCCACACAACCGTCTAAGTTGTAATCCTCTTCACCTGTGTTGAAAAACAGAATATTTTCGTGCATCGTGTCCAGACCCAACATCTGATAGTGGCTGGGTACAGTTGATAAGGCCAGAATCAGTTACAGGCAGGAAGAAGATACCGAAGTAATGCCTCAACCGGTGTCTCGGATGCGAActcatcctcatcatcatcttcaaaaGAATCACTCTTGTTGCTATCCGCAACATACTCCTCATCGGATTCTTCACCATCCACGTCCATGTCTTACACTGAATTTGCAACATGTATCGGTCGTGGTGCGAAAAGTGGGTCGTCCTGCATGAATTCCGAGTGGCCAGATCTACTGCCATCAACATCTCCGACCTCCGTAGAAAGTTCCTTaacttattccgacatgattcTCCCATAGATATCAAACATGAGTCGCACATGCTCGTCACCATGGAGTCAAAATAGATAAAActgaaaaatttcatttttcatCGGTGTTAGTAACCTATACCTCACCTTTTTCTACTTACAACCACATACCTATTACCACTAgatactttggtttatttttcgAAAGAAAAccgaaagagaagaaaaagtgaTATATTTGTGAAAAATATAAAGGATTATACATTATTTTATAGCTGATGAAAATTTTTCATAATGTATATTGTTTATATTGTAAACgtcataattttttatgtatctTGTTTATAAATATAAGCAAAATAAGAGTGtacatatctcgtttacactgtaaacgaaatAATAGCATCTAGTGTTTCATGccttattttgtttttataatattatttatataatattattccATTCATAGCAATAGTAGAATGGTTTCAGCTCAATAgataataacaaattaaattattttaattcatcAGTTTATATACATACACATATACTTATTCAACatcaaatgaaaacaaaaaataaagtataaaatcACGGAAAGTTGGGTTCACATTACGTGGTTATTCATTTGACTTCCTTTTCTTTAGCTTGTCAAAATACACAAATAGTAGAATATTATTTAccattatttaatttattcttcCACAGACAGATCCATTCACCACAATACACCTTTCGCACATTACCGCAGATAATAATTCGAAACAGAATTTTCCAAATCTTAGcgatttatttttcattttttcttataCGTACTTATCACGTTTGCAGCAGCCTATACAAAGCCGATTCTGTTAAGgaattaactaaaaatatagCTAAttggagttttttttttattaaaaataaagagactcaaattcacaattttttagataaatataaACAGATTATGCtatttgagttataattcaTTGGCTGGTTAATTAGagttaattagttaaaaaatagatctattataaaaaagactcactatgttaattttttaaattttaaaataaaaaataaaaaatattaattgagTTAGTTCTTATTGGAGTTAATTCCTAAACTTTTCCGTATAAAACACGTACACAAAACAAAACAGCTTCTTCAATGCAAAAGCCAAAAGCCAACCAACTTTAATTTCTCTCAAATCAACTTGTTGTAAATACCATATAATATAAGGACAAAGTTAATATGATATATTATAATGAAAAGACTCACCCgtgataaatttaattaacttCTCTTTTAAGgttatttaattatcaattatagAGACAATTGCAGATAGTTTTCACTTCAGATGTTGAACAGTGTAAGAAGAAACACTGTGATAAAAAATTCAGTCATTATACCCTTATATGAAAATgatatgagagagagagagaaagagaagaaaaacatGACCATGGATCGAGGCTCAGAGAGCAGTAGTTCAGAGTCACCAACAAGGGAATTGAAAGTTATCTCCATAGAGTGTTTACGAGCAACTTCAAAATCCGATGAATGGAGCGCCGCCGACGTGCTTCAAAGCGGCGATATAGTAGAGGAGCTCCGGATTGGCTCATCGGCCGGTTCCTTGGTCCGGTTCAGGCAACCCTTCAAGAACGGTCGGACCGGACTCAACAAGATCCTTCATGATGCATACAAGAAGAAGGAGACGTCCGTCCTTGTAAGAGTCCGACGTGGACCTCATGAGTTCGTTGAGCTGCAGGCCTGCGTCGTCCCCGGAGACTCCTCCTCCGGCAAGAAGAACTACTTCTTGAGGTCCATCGCCGATGCCAATTACGTCGTTGGCTTCTTGGACACAACCGAAAGTGAATGCTACCGCTTACAAGGTCTTTTACTCTCTCTTATCTTCtgctcaattttattttatagttacTTCTTTGTTCCAAAGTTAGGAAGACTCCAATTCACAATCTCTAAGTGAATATAGGGAGACTATGTCAAGTTAGGAACAAGATTGGAATTCGCAAATCTCTAAGTGAATATGGAAAGATTATGTTATTTGAGCGGTAACTTTGTTTGGTTAGTTTAAATCCTGTTATACATAAAACGAATGAATACACGATCGTGTTAAAATTCAGGTTTACTTACTATATTATATTATGATCATTTGAGGTTACCATGTAATAACTGCTAGATAAGGTACCACTAGTTCCTTTATTAATATCATCTTCTTCTTGCTAAAAAAACATTTAGATATGGTAGGAAATTTTAACTATTTAGGTGATTTTCTGCAATCGGGGGCCTAAAAGAATTTGCGTGGGCCATTTGTAATTACAGAAAAATCCAGGAAGTGAtgaatttagtttttaaaattatatttttgagaattcatttaatttattaaaattctTTATATTATTAGGAATTAGGAATACGTTTACAAACAAGGGTAATGGTCTTCACCTATGAAGAATTGCATCTACCCAAACACTATTATTTGTCCGCAAGTCACCCAAtcatatagaaaataaaaagtatctTATTTATTTGTTCAGCTTCTCACATTTTCCTACCTAAAATGTTTTTTGACATTATTTGAGCCAACTAGCCAAGGGTTTGATTAAATTGTCATACGAAAGCGGCAAACCTTTTTGCCACATTGAAGCACAAAGTTGATGCGTGATACACATGACTTCCTTTTCTAACTGACGAAGACATTTGGTTCAACTAATTTAAGGAAAAGTGCTATGATTATAATTGCttaattaaatgaaaattcgtatgcagttgtttttctgtaaaattatttatcgaatttcaattatcaattttacataaaaaatagaCAATAATGAGTGCATTTTGTTCAATTTGCAGGTTCAAGGGCGAGTAGGATGGTAAGTGCACTAACAAGAAGTAAGGCACAAGATGGATATGTATCATATCCATGGGAGAAGAAGATGCAGGAGATGCTTTCAGTTCCCAATTCTGGCAACTTCATCTCCATGTTATTTCTTCCCAAAGCTTCCGATCGAGTGGCGTCTCGCTACCACGACGTGGAGGACACTCTAGCGAGGGCAAATGCATGGCTTAATGCAGCTCAAGCTTCAGGGGTTCCTCTTGTCTTTATGAACATCCAAACTGAGTCACTACTCACTAAGGTTAAACAATGttgttaattattatttatctcaATTTGCGATGAATGGTTCTTAATATTTACCTTTTGTGTGACAGATATCTGGAGAGACAGCATCTTCAACGGTGAATTCAGGGTCATTAGCTGATTTTTCAAACGTTGCAAATGAAAGCCTTTATGGATTTGAGGACTATCATGGAGTAGACATAGGTGTTGTTAGAGCAGTTAGGCTATGGTACGCTCCAATTGGGGGAGAGCTCTCAATAGAGATCAAACTCAAAGATGATGACACAAAACTTGGCTTTGCCATTAGTCGCACCGAAGAGGTAATGCCTTCCTCAATTTCCCTACAAATTATGACTGTATTTGTTTACcggcaaaaatataaaaacatttGTGTTCCACAggtgaaatataaaaaatataattcataatttattatttttgttaattttttataattatatatatttttaaatttttgaataaaaaaatagaagaaattatacttttataataatttttatgtttttattatttatatcttatttttaatgtcttgtCTTATTCTATTGTTAAAACTAACACAACCGGTGTGATTATGATTTATTTTGTCACAATTTGAACTTACAATTTGGTGTATGGTTTCTACAGGGTTTCATTTTCATCTCGTCAGTGATTGATAACAGTGAAGAAAACGCACCAGCAACACGGTCGGGGCTAAACCATGTATACAGAGCAGCAAGAGATACATGCAGGTTGTTGGTGGTTTCTCGGGTTTCGAATCAGAGAGTGCTTCCATGGATGGTGTCTTCAACAGGAGCAATAAGGTGTTATGACACTGTTTCATTGAGCCACAAACTTTCATTGCATAGACACACCAAAGTTCCAATTCTCCTTCATGTCTTCCTTTGGGACCGTGCATTGGCCTCTTCCATTGGTGCTGCAAAGATGTCTCCCAAGGTAGTTCATTCAAATCAGAATAAGCCAATTGAAACTGATGATGATGGTTCTCATCAGCCATTGAAGCTCCAGAGAGACAGCGTTGGGGATCTCTCTTTTAGATTCCAAGACTTTTCTATCTCTAGCAATTGGGTATGATTTTCTACTTTGTATTTCAGGgcggctttttttttttttttttttttttttttttttttttaattttaatggtAGCAATTTGTAAATGAGTGTATTTTCAATACTCTgttttacttaaattttataaaatgaCATGTCAATGTATATTATAAACAGTGATTTGAAACTAAATTTTGTAAGTTTAATATTTGGACttaattaattgattgaattaaaattttatattattttaattattttaaacagTATGGCaaattataattagattttagGATAAAATTAGTCGCGTTTCAACACTCATTTAGTCATTTTCAATATAAATTATTCATATTTAAAAGTTGAAACTCAAATTATTGGGTTAACCACCTAAAATGTCATCGAATTATTCAAAAGTTGATAGAAATGCATTCAAATTTTACTattcacaaaaatatttttaaataatttaaaaacataataatacacaacagtaaatatatatttttaaaaaatgtcttaaaaatttaattttgatgtaattttttacaaagataattaaaaaaatgatatattattattcttagaatttgataatttttttctaaatatatatttttttgtgattttttaaaagtattattagttgttaacaaaaaattataaaaaatatatactcaACGAAAAATTATAAGGATactaatatctcattttttaaGGATactaatatctcattttttaaatcattcttgcaaaaaattgtatcaaaatttaatttttagtatattttttgagaaatacatatttaatgttagataatcttacaaaaaaactaatattaaatatgtatttctcaaaaaatacattaaagattaaattttaatgcaatttttttcaagcataattagaaaaatgagatgTTATTATTCTTAAAAGTTAGTAATTCTTTGTtaagtatatattattttataattttttaaaagtattattgattgttaacaaaaacaattataaaaaattatatgcttaacaaaaaattacctatttttatgtataataatatattatttttataattcttttttacaaaaaattgcattaaaattcaatttttaagatattttttaaaaatatatttactgTTAGGTATTAttgtgtttttaaattatttaaaagcATTTTTATTTCGAGTGTATTTTTATCTACGTTTGAATAATTTAGAGACATTTTTAGTGGTTAACtccaaattattattattattttttatgatatctATCTCCCGTCTCAACGAATTAAAAACTTCGGGATAGATTAGCATTTGCTTGTTGAATTGCGCCTTAGAATGATGCTATTGGTTCTCTCATAGTGACGGGGATCACAATCCGTGGCTTTAGCTGAGAAAACACATCAGCCGTTGATCACTAAACAAATCAACGGTCAAAACCCCATGGCGCCACAAAAATTTCACAAACGCATAAAACATTTAAGAAGTTCCCGCCCGCACACCCCATAAATACACCTCCCAAACCACCTACATCTCCAAGTTATTTTCAGAACCTCCATTTTCActagaaaaaaaggaaaacaaatcTCCACTTTGTTTTTTCGATACTCCCAAATGGCTCGCACAAAGCAGACTGCAAGAAAGTCCACGGGAGGAAAGGCGCCAAGGAAGCAGCTGGCGACAAAAGCTGCAAGGAAATCTGCTCCGGCGACCGGTGGAGTGAAGAAGCCGCACAGGTTCAGGCCAGGGACGGTGGCGCTCAGAGAAATTAGGAAGTATCAGAAGAGCACTGAGCTTCTGATAAGGAAGCTTCCGTTCCAGAGGCTGGTTAGGGAAATCGCACAAGACTTCAAGACTGATCTCCGGTTCCAGAGCAGTGCCGTTTCTGCCCTCCAAGAAGCTGCTGAGGCCTACCTCGTTGGGCTCTTTGAAGACACCAATCTCTGTGCCATTCATGCCAAGAGAGTCACTATTATGCCTAAGGATATTCAGCTTGCTCGCAGGATCAGGGGTGAGAGGGCTTAGGGTTTATATATGCCTAATTCTTAGAGTTCCTCATCTTTTGTAATTGAATCTACGTTTTCTCTTATGAAGATCCATGTTGTTTTCTACAAGAATGGAATTTGCTCATAACTTCAACTTAAAATGAATGAATgaccattttcttttcttggtgTCAACGAAGCTATTTTATTTTGctaaattaaatgaaaaatttgAGTAATATGTTAAAATATGAGTGAAATCTCACCATGGCTTTTAACAATTTTATGAAATCCTTTTTTACCACTTAACGAGAGCAAAATACCCTAATCATCACCAATATCTACTActattctctttttcttctctccACTATTTTTGGGCCACCATCATCACCACCATTCTTTGTTTTTGTTGCACCACTCCACTGCCATCATTCTTCTTTTTGTTGGAACCTAAACCACAAAGCCATATCTCTGCTACCATCGGCCATCCTAGTGTTTCCATGGCTATTTTctccatttttttcttattcgCACAATCCCTTAACACACCGATGCACTCCATAATTACCAAATCACCCttttacataaaaattatactttaagTAAATATCTATACTGAATAATCAAAATCTTGAAAAAGACAACTTGTAAGACCATATTCCAAACCAAATTCaagtatttaaataatttactCAATTGAAAGGTGGTAGTAGGTTGATGCAGTGAGAACAGACAATAATAGTGGATGTTGGTGAAGAAAGTGGCTGAAAATGACATCGAGGAGGAGAGAATAGTTGGTCTGGTGATGTTCTGGTTTGCTTAGCCGAGGAAAGGAGAAGAGGAGACAAAAAGTCTCACGAAATTAATTGTTAGGGATTGGAATGGAATTATGCTTTTATTAAGGAGCAGAAAGGAATTTTGTGAAATTGTTAATGACTGGGGTGAGATTTCACTCATTAAAATATTGAATATGTAAGAGAATTTGAAATTTAAGTTATAAAACTCCCAAATGTATTACAAATTGAAAATTTGCCAAAACTCAAGTTTGTCATTAGAGAACATGGCAACCACAGGCAGCTTCACCTCCATGTCCACATTGCATTCTTAATAATCTGGCCATTGCTCGTGTCACTCGCACTAATCACTGCCAATATACATTATGTCTTGCTCTTCGATGTGCATTGATCCTCGCTCTTTTCGATCACTTGTTTGGGTTTTGTCCGGTTGACCTCGCTGTAAGTTTGCCAAATAAAAAAACCTCCATTAAACACTTAAACTATGTTGCGACTTGCAACCAATTTTCTACAAACCAACAATGGGACCCTTATCAGTATGAGCACTAAAAAATAACAGTTACTGACCTTTCTCAATACAAATGACATGTATAAATAAGCTGCTTCCCATTCATCAGCTGATAGTGTACCTGATAGGGAAACATAAAGATATGAACAATTGCGTTTTCATGAGTCTCTATGGGAAATAGCATGGGCACAACGTCTTACTCTGATCTTGGTTGCCATCACCCAATGCACCAAGCCTTCGCATGAGCTCCACAAATTCCGGTTTTTTCATGTACTCGTGCACGAATTCGTGTGAGTTCTTTGCAAAGACGAGCTCAAAATCATACTGATGTAAATGGAAAATATAAATCAGTAAAGTTTGTAGTGCAAGGCTTTCTATTCCAATGCTTACTGTAAAATAACAAAGATTCATCTTAATGTAACAAGTGGGGGCTGCAATAAAAATGCAAGGATCTATGTAACATCTGGCAGTGATACCTCTTCGGCTAATTTTTGGAATACTTGAAAGGGGACAATCCATTCAGGACAATCAACAGCGTCCTGCAACAATAGGCCACATCTTAAAGAAAACAATTCGTACTCTCGGTGTCCGAGAGTTGAAGGACTTTAAAAATAAGACATGCCATATACTGATAACACCGATTATGCAAAGGTTCTGTAGATGTGCATACACAAAGTCATACATCTAACATTAACTTGACATGTAAAGCATGATACCTCTAAATGGAATGTATACTTTATTCCAAAGGGGCTGGAAGATTTGAATTTCTGAATCAAATAGGAAGAGCAAAGTTAGAAGTAAAACATcacaaaaatctttttaaaaaagtaaaataaaattaaagcaGTTGCAGAATCTATAAAATGAATTACCTTGTCAGAAAATTCTTCATCAAAACGGATCCAGTAGACACTATTACCAAATGCCAGCCCTTCAGCTGCATATTCACAGTGAAAATCACATCTCCAATCAagaattagaaaagaaaatgatCTGCCGTACCCAACCAAAGGCACATTTATGAACCAGAAATCTTAACCAAAGTAATAATTATTTCCATCAGATTCAttcattttaaaacaaaatctgCCACAATGTGTTATTTCAATCAGAGGTTGGCTTCAT is a window from the Arachis stenosperma cultivar V10309 chromosome 3, arast.V10309.gnm1.PFL2, whole genome shotgun sequence genome containing:
- the LOC130969316 gene encoding uncharacterized protein LOC130969316 codes for the protein MLNSVRRNTVIKNSVIIPLYENDMREREKEKKNMTMDRGSESSSSESPTRELKVISIECLRATSKSDEWSAADVLQSGDIVEELRIGSSAGSLVRFRQPFKNGRTGLNKILHDAYKKKETSVLVRVRRGPHEFVELQACVVPGDSSSGKKNYFLRSIADANYVVGFLDTTESECYRLQGSRASRMVSALTRSKAQDGYVSYPWEKKMQEMLSVPNSGNFISMLFLPKASDRVASRYHDVEDTLARANAWLNAAQASGVPLVFMNIQTESLLTKISGETASSTVNSGSLADFSNVANESLYGFEDYHGVDIGVVRAVRLWYAPIGGELSIEIKLKDDDTKLGFAISRTEEGFIFISSVIDNSEENAPATRSGLNHVYRAARDTCRLLVVSRVSNQRVLPWMVSSTGAIRCYDTVSLSHKLSLHRHTKVPILLHVFLWDRALASSIGAAKMSPKVVHSNQNKPIETDDDGSHQPLKLQRDSVGDLSFRFQDFSISSNWV
- the LOC130968863 gene encoding histone H3.2, producing the protein MARTKQTARKSTGGKAPRKQLATKAARKSAPATGGVKKPHRFRPGTVALREIRKYQKSTELLIRKLPFQRLVREIAQDFKTDLRFQSSAVSALQEAAEAYLVGLFEDTNLCAIHAKRVTIMPKDIQLARRIRGERA